DNA sequence from the Lysobacter silvisoli genome:
AAGGCATGTCGCTGCTGCAGGGTGGCCGGGTCCACCAGGACCAGGGCCTGTACGCGCTGAGGATGGCGGCGTGCGAACTCGGTGGCCAGCAGGCCGCCGTAGGAGTGGCCCACCAGCACGACCTTGCGGCCCGGTGCCAGCGTGTCGATCACCGCGCCCAAATCCTGCAGGTGCGCTTCGATCGTCTTGGGCTTGCCGTCGCTGCCCGACCGGCCCAGGCCCGCCCGGGCATAGGCGATGCAGCGGCAGTCGGCGCCCAGGTCGGCGATCACGTCCTTCCACACGCCCGCGCCCTGGCCGAAACCGGACTCGAACACCACCACGGTGGCGCCATCGCCCTGTTGCTCGGCCTGCAGGGCATAACCCGCGCGCCGCACTTCGATCCCGCCGGCCTGCGCCAAGGGGGTGGCCAGCACGGCGGCAGCCCCCAGCGCGGCCAGTGCCGCCCAACGCTTGATCATTCGGTACTCCCCTCAGCGCACGCCCGTCCGGGCCGGCGCGACTGTCAGTGGCGTGGGCGGATCAGCGGAAGCGCTGCGCGGTCTGGCTGGGGACGTAGGCCGGGGCCAGACCATAGCCGCTGCTGGAGCCGTAGCCGACGCCGAAGGCGCGTTCGCGCGGCTGCGGGCGGGCCGCCAGGGCGGCGACCTGGTCGCGGTTGCGCGGGCGGGGCAGATGGGTGGAGAACAGGGAGACGAGGACGTTCATGTCGGTGGCCTTGGCGGTGTGATCTGGTGTGTTGGTAAAGTACAACACCAGATCAAACCCTTCCATAGGCCGGAAGTCACCCGCTCGAAAGCCGGGTCGCCGGACAGGAGCCCGGCGCATCGAGCCCCTGCCTGGCGCTCAGCGGCCGAACAGCTTGCGCGCGTTGCCGGAGCGGATCTTGGCCTTCTCTTCGGCGGTCAGGTCGAGCCGCTCCAGCGCGTCCACGGCCCGGCCCAGACCGAGCTGCGGGTAGTCGGAGCCCAGCAGCACCTGGCCGATGCCGACGTTGCGCAGGGTCCAGACGAACTCGGGCTCGATCGGCGAATCCGCCGCCAGCACCGCCGTGGCGGAGATGTCGAAGTAGATGTTGTCGGCGAAGAAATCCTGCGCCGTGCGCGCCAGCGCGAGCATGTTCCAGAAGCGGAAGTTCATGCCGCCGATGTGGGCGAAGATGAACTTGGTCTTCGGCGCCTGAATCGCCAGGTTGAACAAGCGCTCGCTATCGCCGGGCAGGATGTTGGCGTTGTCCATCAGCACGATCAGGCCCAGGGTGCCGGCATGGCGCACCAAGGCGAGCGTGCGCGGATCGGCGGCATCGAACTTCTGCGTGTGCGGATGGATCTTCAGCATCTTCACGCCCTGCCGCGCCACGCGCGTCAGTTCGTCCAGCGCCGCCTGCCCGTCGTAGGGATGCACGGTGGCCACCGGCACCAGCTCCGGGTGCTTGGCCGCGAGCGCGATAACCGAATCGTTGCCGGCGCGGATCTTGTCCAACTCGCCCTGCAAGGCCTGATGCGGGCCGCCGAACCACATCACCGCCGCGCCGGACAGTTCGAGGTCCGACTTGGCCACGTCCGCGCGGTATTCGCGCAGCGAAGCTTCGCCCTCGCGCAAATGGACGTGCACG
Encoded proteins:
- a CDS encoding alpha/beta fold hydrolase — protein: MIKRWAALAALGAAAVLATPLAQAGGIEVRRAGYALQAEQQGDGATVVVFESGFGQGAGVWKDVIADLGADCRCIAYARAGLGRSGSDGKPKTIEAHLQDLGAVIDTLAPGRKVVLVGHSYGGLLATEFARRHPQRVQALVLVDPATLQQRHAFMAADRERVKADDQAMLSMLPPSLRGDYTLLIEQLDSADTATPRTMPDLPVALLTATQVADEPFVFEETAQGKSLWKAQHAALFAGFSHGTHRYFATGHNLHRENPKAVADAIREVSGAAAAGGQP
- a CDS encoding amidohydrolase family protein, which gives rise to MHVHLREGEASLREYRADVAKSDLELSGAAVMWFGGPHQALQGELDKIRAGNDSVIALAAKHPELVPVATVHPYDGQAALDELTRVARQGVKMLKIHPHTQKFDAADPRTLALVRHAGTLGLIVLMDNANILPGDSERLFNLAIQAPKTKFIFAHIGGMNFRFWNMLALARTAQDFFADNIYFDISATAVLAADSPIEPEFVWTLRNVGIGQVLLGSDYPQLGLGRAVDALERLDLTAEEKAKIRSGNARKLFGR